TCTTTTTTTGATGTGGCTGGGCGAACAGATTACTGACAATGGAATTGGAAATGGTATCTCAGTGCTGATCTTTGCTGGATCATTGGATTCCATCCCCTATGAGTTTGCAAATACTTTCCAGTTGTTGCGTTCCGGTTCTATTTCTCCCCTTGCTTTTCTTTTCCTCCTTGTTATTATCATTCTTACTGTTGCGGGTGTAGTTATGATTACGGAGGCCCAGAGGCGGATTCCTATTCAGTATGCGAAGAAGATCGTGGGAAGAAGGGTGTACGGTGGACAGTCCACATATCTTCCATTAACTCTAAATACTGCGGGCGTAATTCCGATAATTTTTGCCCAAACTATTCTTATGATCCCGAGTAATTTAGCTATGTTCGCAAAAGTTGATTTTTTACAGAATTTTGCAACCAAATTCAGTCCAGGGAATGTCTTGTACGATCTTATATATGCTGTGTTAATTGTCTTCTTTGCCTATTATTACACATCCATCGTCCTTAACCCAAAGGATCTTGCAGATAATCTTCAGAGGTATTCCGGCTTTATTCCTGGAGTAAGACCTGGGCAAAAGACTGCCGAATACATTGACAGGGTAATGAGCAGGATTCTTTTACCCGGTGCCATTGCTTTTGCTTTAATTGCAATAATTCCTTATCACATTATGAAATGGACTGGAGCGCAGATTTACTTTGGGGGAACAAGAATTCTCATTATTGTAGGCGTAGCCCTTGAATTAATGCAGCAGATAAATTCTTATCTGATAATGAACCAGTATGAAGGCCTCTTGAAGAAGGGCAGAATTAGGGGATGGAGAGGATAAGACTCATATTTCTTGGCCCTCCTGGTGCTGGAAAAGGAACCCAAGCAGAGAAATTACAGGATGCTTTCGGGATAGTTAAGGTGTCAACGGGTGATATTTTGAGGGAAGCGGTAAATCAAGGTACAACCTTAGGTGAAGTAGCGAAAGTCTATATGGAAAGGGGCGAGCTTGTGCCAGATGATATAATAATAGGACTTGTGAGGGAAAAAATTTTACAACTTGACCAATTTGTTCTTGACGGTTTTCCAAGAAATGTCAATCAGGCTGAGGGGCTTGACCGTCTTCTGGAAACCCTGAACAAAAAGTTAACGGGGGTTATTTACTTTGATGTTACAAATGAAGAGGTGAAGAGGAGGTTACTGGCTCGGAGGATTTGTCCTTCTTGTAAAAGAGTCTATAACTTGATCACTGAGCCACCCAAGAAGGATGAGATATGTGATGTTTGCGGAGTTAAGCTAATAACGAGAAGTGATGACAACGAAGAAACTATCGAGAATCGTCTTAAGGTCTATTACCAGCAAACAATGCCCTTATTAGAGTATTATGAAAATAGGGGCCTTCTTAAAAAGGTAGATGGGAACCAATCACCCGATGTGGTATATACCAATCTGCTTAAGGTTATAGGATTATGATCTACATTAAAAAGCCTAAAGAAATCGAAATGATTAAGAAGTCCGCCAACATCCTCCGAAAGGTGTTTCAAAAGGTTGATGAATTCATAAAGCCAGGCATCACGTCAAAGGAGCTGGATGACTTTATTTTTAGTGCTATTGTTGATTTCAAAGCTGAGCCGGCTTTTCTCGGTTACAGAGGATATCCTGCGTCGAGTTGTATTTCAATAAATGATGAAGTTGTACACGGAATTCCTGACGAAAGGGTTTTGCAAGAAGGAGATCTCGTAAAGGTGGACATAGGGGTTAACTATCAGGGCTTTTTCAGTGATGCTGCTAAGACTTATTTTCTCGGAAATGATTCAGATCTTTCTATTAACAGGTTAGTAAATGGCACTAAACTTGCGCTGATGGAAGGGATGTCGGTAATCAGGGAGGGTATTCACCTTGGTGACATTTCTCATGCGATTGAAGAGACTGCTAACAGGTTTAAACTCGGTGTGGTTAAGATTCTTGGGGGGCATGGTGTAGGACTCAAATTACACGAGGATCCCTTTGTGCCAAATTTTGGCAAAAAGGGGAATGGACCTGTATTGTACGAAGGCGTTATCATTGCTATCGAACCAATGTTTACTTTAGGAAGCGGCGATGTTCGAGAGAAGGAAAATGGGTGGACTATTGTTACTATGGATGGCTCTTTGGCAGCCCACTTTGAAGAAACAGTTTTAGTTACCAAGGATGGTTTTCAAAATTTAACTAGGGTGGTATATGGATAAGAAAAACGTTATAAGAATGGAAGGTACGATAAAAGAGGTTTTGCCTAATGCAATGTTCCGAGTTACCCTTGACAATGGCGTAGTTGTACTGGCCCACGTTTCCGGCAAGATGAGGATGAATTTTATTAAGATTTTGCCTGGGGACA
The window above is part of the bacterium genome. Proteins encoded here:
- the secY gene encoding preprotein translocase subunit SecY, coding for MLKNLDAIPKIGELRKRILFTLFIIVIYRIGTHIPLPGINGQALAEFFKSQFTGTIFGLYDIFVGGALQRAAIFGAGIMPYISASIIIQLLTTTWPYLERLQKEGEHGRRLINRYTRYFTVVVAGIQAFGIALFLSNVVAPSGARVVPNPGPAFMFQTVISLIAGTLFLMWLGEQITDNGIGNGISVLIFAGSLDSIPYEFANTFQLLRSGSISPLAFLFLLVIIILTVAGVVMITEAQRRIPIQYAKKIVGRRVYGGQSTYLPLTLNTAGVIPIIFAQTILMIPSNLAMFAKVDFLQNFATKFSPGNVLYDLIYAVLIVFFAYYYTSIVLNPKDLADNLQRYSGFIPGVRPGQKTAEYIDRVMSRILLPGAIAFALIAIIPYHIMKWTGAQIYFGGTRILIIVGVALELMQQINSYLIMNQYEGLLKKGRIRGWRG
- a CDS encoding adenylate kinase, with the translated sequence MERIRLIFLGPPGAGKGTQAEKLQDAFGIVKVSTGDILREAVNQGTTLGEVAKVYMERGELVPDDIIIGLVREKILQLDQFVLDGFPRNVNQAEGLDRLLETLNKKLTGVIYFDVTNEEVKRRLLARRICPSCKRVYNLITEPPKKDEICDVCGVKLITRSDDNEETIENRLKVYYQQTMPLLEYYENRGLLKKVDGNQSPDVVYTNLLKVIGL
- the map gene encoding type I methionyl aminopeptidase — translated: MIYIKKPKEIEMIKKSANILRKVFQKVDEFIKPGITSKELDDFIFSAIVDFKAEPAFLGYRGYPASSCISINDEVVHGIPDERVLQEGDLVKVDIGVNYQGFFSDAAKTYFLGNDSDLSINRLVNGTKLALMEGMSVIREGIHLGDISHAIEETANRFKLGVVKILGGHGVGLKLHEDPFVPNFGKKGNGPVLYEGVIIAIEPMFTLGSGDVREKENGWTIVTMDGSLAAHFEETVLVTKDGFQNLTRVVYG
- the infA gene encoding translation initiation factor IF-1, yielding MDKKNVIRMEGTIKEVLPNAMFRVTLDNGVVVLAHVSGKMRMNFIKILPGDRVVVELSPYDLTRGRIVYRYK